One window of the Acidimicrobiia bacterium genome contains the following:
- a CDS encoding glycoside hydrolase family 15 protein, whose protein sequence is MSRDPYPSIGEYAFLSDCHSVALVSRAGSIDWCCMPRLDVGSMFGRILDWERGGFCWIRPTADHEIQRNYVDDSLVLETQFRTRGAEGRLFDCFAMRRGGATEPRQQLLRILEVTRGQMRVQVEVCPRFDYGEVRPWVRRHAPGIFTAIGGNDAILVQCDHELARMHEHDIAGTVSIEAGERLRLAITSYKPEEIDVDIPRRERATELDRRLDETIAWWHAWARNIARRDVAEAAGARRSAIVLKALTYAPTGAVAAAPTTSLPERVGGTRNWDYRFTWIRDSHFTVRSLAEIGAEDEADGFRRFVERSAAGSAESLQIMYGVGGERRLTEIELDLDGYRGSRPVRVGNGAATQHQFDVYGELLDLAWRWHERGQSPDDDYWRFLCSLVNRAAEIWTQPDAGMWEMRGKPRHFVQSKAMCWVALQRGLDLARESMRRAPTRKWRAARDELRATIDRRGYSKKMGTFVQAFGSTELDASLLLLPAFDFVPWDDERMVRTVDAIGERLTRDGLVLRYSTESGLDGVGGGEAPFVACTFWYAECLAHQGRIDRAREAFDRAMAASNDLGLFSEEYDPRTGELLGNFPQGLTHLSHLTAALAIVDASHPEYAADRASRT, encoded by the coding sequence GTGAGCCGCGATCCGTATCCCTCGATCGGTGAATACGCGTTCCTCTCCGACTGCCACTCGGTCGCGCTGGTCTCGCGGGCCGGCAGCATCGACTGGTGCTGCATGCCGCGCCTCGACGTCGGCAGCATGTTCGGCCGCATCCTCGACTGGGAGCGCGGTGGGTTCTGCTGGATCCGGCCGACGGCCGATCACGAGATCCAGCGCAACTACGTCGACGACTCGCTCGTGCTCGAGACGCAGTTCCGCACGCGCGGCGCGGAAGGTCGCCTCTTCGACTGCTTCGCGATGCGGCGCGGCGGCGCCACCGAACCGCGTCAACAGCTGCTGCGCATCCTCGAGGTGACACGCGGCCAGATGCGCGTCCAGGTCGAGGTCTGCCCGCGGTTCGATTACGGCGAGGTGCGACCGTGGGTGCGGCGACACGCGCCCGGCATCTTCACCGCGATCGGCGGCAACGACGCGATCCTCGTCCAGTGCGATCACGAGCTCGCGCGCATGCACGAGCACGACATCGCGGGGACCGTCTCGATCGAGGCGGGCGAGCGGCTCCGCCTCGCGATCACGTCGTACAAACCCGAGGAGATCGATGTCGACATCCCGCGGCGCGAGCGCGCGACCGAGCTCGACCGTCGCCTCGACGAGACGATCGCGTGGTGGCACGCGTGGGCGCGCAACATCGCGCGGCGCGACGTCGCCGAGGCGGCCGGCGCGCGCCGCTCCGCGATCGTGCTGAAGGCGCTCACCTACGCGCCGACGGGTGCGGTCGCGGCCGCGCCCACCACGTCGCTCCCCGAGCGCGTCGGCGGCACGCGGAACTGGGACTACCGGTTCACGTGGATTCGCGACTCGCACTTCACGGTGCGCTCGCTCGCCGAGATCGGGGCCGAGGACGAGGCCGACGGCTTCCGCCGGTTCGTCGAGCGGAGCGCCGCGGGCTCGGCCGAGTCGTTGCAGATCATGTACGGCGTGGGCGGCGAGCGCCGGCTCACCGAGATCGAGCTCGACCTCGACGGCTACCGCGGCTCGCGCCCGGTGCGCGTCGGCAACGGCGCCGCGACCCAGCATCAGTTCGACGTGTACGGCGAGCTCCTCGACCTCGCCTGGCGCTGGCACGAGCGGGGCCAATCGCCCGACGACGACTACTGGCGGTTCCTCTGCAGCCTCGTGAACCGGGCCGCGGAGATCTGGACCCAGCCCGACGCGGGAATGTGGGAGATGCGGGGCAAGCCACGGCACTTCGTGCAGTCGAAGGCGATGTGCTGGGTCGCATTGCAGCGCGGCCTCGACCTCGCACGCGAGAGCATGCGCCGCGCACCGACGCGCAAGTGGCGCGCCGCGCGCGACGAGCTGCGCGCCACGATCGACCGGCGCGGCTACAGCAAGAAGATGGGCACGTTCGTGCAGGCGTTCGGGTCGACCGAGCTCGACGCCTCGTTGCTCCTGCTCCCCGCGTTCGACTTCGTTCCCTGGGACGACGAGCGCATGGTGCGAACGGTCGACGCGATCGGCGAGCGTCTGACTCGCGATGGTCTCGTGCTGCGCTACTCCACCGAAAGCGGCCTCGACGGTGTCGGGGGCGGCGAGGCGCCGTTCGTCGCGTGCACGTTCTGGTACGCGGAGTGTCTGGCACACCAGGGCCGCATCGACCGCGCGCGCGAAGCGTTCGACCGCGCGATGGCGGCGAGCAACGACCTCGGCCTCTTCTCCGAGGAGTACGACCCGCGCACCGGCGAGCTGCTCGGCAACTTCCCGCAGGGCCTCACGCACCTCTCGCACCTGACCGCGGCCCTCGCCATCGTCGACGCGAGCCATCCCGAGTACGCGGCCGACCGGGCGTCGCGCACGTAG
- the ligD gene encoding non-homologous end-joining DNA ligase, whose amino-acid sequence MPTDAPPTGDGWAWEMKWDGVRALASVEDAQLRLVNRRGLDITRRYPELHALGDALRGTDTVLDAELVIFDGPRPDFQLMQRRMHVDAPRDIARLSEALPAVLVLFDLLWLDGHSTIALPYSERRRFLLGLGLTGSAWQTPPHEVGDGSATRAVVEQFALEGLMAKRLDSVYEPGRRARTWLKWKLQLRQELVVGGWMPGLAGRAGQLGSLLVGYYDGPTLTYAGRVGTGFSQAELTRLGAQLEPLRRASSPFTAGAVPKGAVFAEPRLVVEVRFTEWTSGGSIRQPAYLGARDDKDPATVVRET is encoded by the coding sequence ATGCCCACGGACGCGCCTCCGACCGGCGACGGGTGGGCGTGGGAGATGAAGTGGGATGGCGTGCGCGCGCTCGCGAGCGTCGAGGACGCGCAGCTGCGGCTCGTCAACCGGCGCGGGCTCGACATCACGCGCCGGTATCCGGAGCTGCACGCGCTCGGTGACGCGCTGCGCGGCACCGACACCGTCCTCGACGCCGAGCTCGTGATCTTCGACGGACCGCGTCCCGACTTCCAACTCATGCAGCGACGCATGCACGTCGACGCCCCGCGCGACATCGCGCGCCTCAGCGAAGCGCTGCCCGCGGTGCTCGTGCTGTTCGACCTGCTCTGGCTCGACGGTCATTCGACGATCGCGCTGCCGTACTCCGAGCGCCGGCGGTTCCTGCTCGGGCTCGGGCTCACGGGGAGCGCCTGGCAGACGCCGCCGCACGAAGTCGGCGACGGCTCGGCGACGCGCGCGGTCGTCGAGCAGTTCGCGCTCGAGGGACTGATGGCGAAGCGACTCGACTCGGTCTACGAGCCGGGGCGACGCGCGCGCACGTGGTTGAAGTGGAAGCTCCAGCTGCGCCAAGAGCTGGTCGTCGGCGGATGGATGCCCGGGCTCGCCGGGCGCGCGGGGCAGCTCGGATCGCTGCTCGTCGGCTACTACGACGGCCCGACGCTGACCTACGCCGGCCGCGTCGGCACCGGCTTCTCGCAGGCCGAGCTCACGCGGCTCGGCGCGCAGCTCGAGCCGCTCCGCCGCGCGTCGAGCCCGTTCACAGCCGGCGCGGTGCCCAAGGGTGCCGTGTTCGCCGAGCCCCGGCTCGTCGTCGAGGTGCGGTTCACGGAATGGACGTCCGGCGGCTCCATTCGCCAGCCCGCGTACCTCGGAGCGCGCGACGACAAAGACCCCGCGACGGTCGTGCGCGAGACGTAG